The following nucleotide sequence is from Chloracidobacterium validum.
CGTTCTGAATGATTTGGGCCAAAAACAAAAGCTCCTCAGGTAGGACTCGAACCTACAACCCTTCGGTTAACAGCCGAATGCTCTGCCATTGAGCTACTGAGGAATGAGGAATCGTCTTTGTACCGACCTCGGCGCGGCTTGTCAATGGCTTTTGTTTAGGATTCGCCAAAGAGCGGGGATTGGACGGTCTCAAGCCGTCGCCGTGGCTCAACCCCAAGGTGGGCGTAGGCCGCGCTTGTGACGATGCGCCCGCGCGGCGTCCGGTTGAGAAACCCTATCTGGATCAAGTAAGGCTCGTAAATTTCTTCAATGGCGTCTTTTTCTTCGTTGATTGCGGCTGAAATCGTCCCCAGTCCGACCGGGCCACCATCAAACTTCTCGATAATCGTCAATAACAGCTTGCGATCCACTTCATCGAGGCCGAACTTGTCCACTTCCAGCCGGTCGAGCGCCTCACTGGCGACTGTGGCCGTGATCCGTCCGTCGTAAATGACCTCGGCAATATCGCGCACCCGCCGCAGCAGGCGGTTGGCAATCCGGGGCGTCCCACGCGCCCGCCGGGCAATTTCTGCCGCGCCGGCGCTGTCAATGGGTGTATCGAGAATGCGCGCCGAACGCCGCACAATCTCCTGCAAGTGTTCCGGTGTGTAAAAGTCGAGGTGCAGATTGATACCAAAGCGTCCCCGCAGCGGGGCCGTAATCAGCCCGGCGCGGGTCGTTGCCCCAATCAGCGTAAAGCGCGGCAAGTCAAGCTTGATGGACCGCGCTGAAGGCCCCTGTCCAATGACGATGTCGAGCTGAAAGTCTTCCATGGCCGGGTAGAGAATTTCCTCAATCGCCGGCGATAGACGATGAATTTCGTCAATGAACAAAACGTCCCGCTCTTGAAGGTTGGTGAGAATGGCCGCCAAGTCGCCGGACTTCTCGATGACCGGGCCGGCCGTGGACTTGATGTCAACCCCCATCTCGTTGGCGACGACCATCGCCAGCGTCGTTTTGCCCAATCCTGGAGGTCCGCACAGCAAAAGGTGATCGAGCGGCTCGCCGCGGCGGCGGGCCGCCTGCATAAAAACCCCGAGGTTGTCCGTGGCACGGGTCTGACCAATGTACTCACGCAGGAAACGCGGACGGAGCGACGACTCGACACCGTGGTCGTCACTATCCGTTTCACCGGCGACAAGTCGCCGCGCCCTGGTCTGATCGGTATCCTGCATGCCCAGGCCGTCCAGCACGTGTGGCTAGTTTTTGAAGCCCTCCACCGAACGCGCCGGGGATGCCGTCAGCCGGCGCACATTTTCCGCCAGGGCGCGTGCCTGTGGAACTTCAGTGATGGCGCGCTTGACGACGGCTTCTTCTCGAATGATGACTTCCTGCGCAGTATCAAAGCCGTAGGCCGCCGTTAAGATCTCACGCCGAAGTTGCTGCCGCAAAAACCCATCATTGCCAGATAAAATGCTCGGTGACAGGCCAAGCTCTTGCAAGCGTCCCTGCGCAAACGTCTTGAACGCGGCAAGCAACTTGTCCGTCACCGGATAGTCGCTTTCCTGAAGCAAATGGTTGAAATTCACATCGCTTGGCACACGGTAGTCAGCAAAGCCTTCGACTTGCCCATTGGCTAGCAAGCGCCCAAACAAGAACGTCAGGCTCGTGAGCTGCCCCTGCGCCACAGTGTAGGTCTCGCCCTTGACCTCGACATCCGGTGTAATCCCCAAGCCTCCATAAACCGTTCGCTTACCGTCGGTAAGGTATTTTGTCAGCCCATCTTTGCCGGTTGCTTCGGTCTGCGAGCGGCGACGCTGATAGTCATAGAGCGAAACATTGTCATAGCGACGCTGAATGAGTCGTCCGGTCGGTGTGTAGTACTTTGCCGAAGTCAGGGTCAGCCCATAGCCGTCCGGCAGTCGGTAAGGCGTCTGTACCAAACCCTTGCCAAAGGTCGTTTCTCCAACCAGCAGGGCGCGGTCATGATCCTGGAGCGCGCCGGCGAGAATCTCCGCAGCGCTGGCGCTGCCGCCGTTGATGAGCACCACCAGCGGAATATCCTCCGGGCTAGGGTTGTTGGCCGTCAGGGCATTTTCATACGTCATACCCCGTGGCGTCCGGCCGCGGATACTCACAATCTTCTGTCCCCGTTGGAGAAAGAGTTCGGCAATCGCGCGCGCAGCATCCACCAGTCCACCGGGATTGTCGCGCTGGTCAAGCACTACGGCCTTGGCGCCCCGCCCGCGCAACTGACGGATGGCCGCCGCGACCTCCTCGCCACTCGCCTGAGCGAAACCACGCCGAAACGCCAAGTAGCCAATTTCCGGTGTCAGCAGGAACACATTCGACACCGACGGCTGCCCAACCGAGTCGCGGACAATCCGCACCGTGATGGGCGCTGACTCGCCGGGACGGTTGACCGTGACCGTCACCGCCGTACTCCGCAGCCCGCGTAGGTGCGAACGCACTTTCGACACATCCCAGCCTTCAGTTGATTCGCCATCCACGGCCACGATCTCATCGCCATAGCGCAGCCCTGCGCGATAGGCGGGCGTGTCCGCAATCGGCGACCAAATGTAAACCTTGTTGCCATGCTGCGTGATAAGTGAACCAATGCCGGAGTAGTTGGCTTGCTGCTGGCTGCGAAACTCGTTGAACTCCTCGCGGGTGAAGAAGTTCGAGTGCGGATCAAGGGTACGCAGCATGCCGGTTGCCGCTGCATCACAGATGCGCTCATGGTCGAGCGGTCCGGCGTAGTGCTCTTCGACGAGCGTGAGCGCCTCGACGTAAGAGGTGGTTACGGCTTTGCCTTTCCAAACATCGCCCCCGGCGGCTTCAGGGCCGAGTCCGAAATCAACTTCCTGGGCGTGGACGTGTCCGCGTCCCGTATGGCTCAACAACACTGGAAACCCGGTCAACCAGGCAGTGCAAACCAAACTGACGACGCCGGCGGTGAACCGCGATGGGGTTCGAGTAAAAGACTTCATAGGCAGGTCAACGTAGGGGAATGCAGGGTTGAGGAGCGCAGCTCAGATGCATCTCAAACGAGCCGCGAGGTCACAAGCTCACCTATTGTTGGATGTTACTGGCAGCCGGTCAAGCCCTGGCCGACGCCTGTGCCACTGGATGATTGAAAAGCCGTTCCTACGCGCTATAGTCAGCCCTTATCTGCGTTGCCGAGGAAGATGGAGTTCAACTTATGCAGGCCTGTGTTATCACGCTTGGTTGTCAAATGAATGAATACGACACCCACGCTATCCAGTCTCAGTTGGCCAGCATCGGCTACTCGTTCGTGGATGATATTCACGATGCCGATTTGGTCTTGGTCAACACCTGTGCCGTGCGCGGAAAGCCCGTTGAGAAAGCACGCTCCATTCTGGGCGCGTTGCGCAAGGAGAAAAAGCGACGGACTGTGACGATTGGGCTGATGGGATGCCTTGCCCAGTTGCCCGAAGGTCAGGCCATGGGCGCTAAGTTTGGGGTGGACATCATGCTTGGACCCGGCGCACTGACCGATCTCATTCCAGCCCTCCGCCAGGGCAAGTTTCAAAACTTTGCCTTCAAGGATGAACTGCGCGATTACGCGCCACCGCCGCCAAACGGTGCGCTCTCAGCGCATGTAGCCATTACGCGCGGCTGTAACCACAAGTGCACGTACTGCATCGTTCCGACGACCCGCGGCCCAGAAGTCTCGCGTCCGGCGGCCGATATTTTACGTGAAGTCGAAGCCCTCCGTGACGCCGGGGTGGTCGAGGTGAGCTTGCTCGGCCAGAACGTCAACAGCTACGGCCTGGAACCAGGCCTTGGACCGCATCGGAAGCCACTACCGGGCTTCCCTTCCTTTGCCGAACTTCTACGCATGGTGGGGCAAGTTGGCCTGCCACGGGTTCGTTTCATCACCAGCCACCCGATCAACTTCACCGACGATATTATCGCGGCGATTGCCGAAACGCCGGCCGTATGCCAGTACATTCACCTGCCGGTACAGGCCGGAGCGAATCGGACGCTGCGTCGCATGGCGCGTGAATACACCCGCGAATACTACCTTGACCGGGTCGCCGCCATCCGGTCTCAACTACCCGACGCGACGCTCTCCACCGACATCATCTGCGGCTTTCCGGGTGAAACCGAAGAAGACTTTGAAGAAACACTGACACTCTATGACGCCGTGCAGTTCGACATGGCGTTTATGTTCATTTACTCCGAACGGGAAGGCACGCCGGCGGCGGCGCACTTTGATGACATCCCCCATCCGGTGAAGGTGGCGCGCCTGATGCGCCTCATCGAACGCCAAAAACACTGGAGCTGGCTCAACTATCGGCGATGGGTTGGACGGATGGTTGAAGTGCTCGTCAAAGGCCCGGCGCATGAAGGCGACTTGATGCAGGGCCACACGCGGGGCAACCACACGGTCGTCCTGCCGCGCGCCGTTGCGCCTAAGCCGGGGCTTTACGCCGTGCGCATTGCCCATGCGACGCCGCATATGCTCTATGCCGAAGGCGTAGCCATCCCGGAAGGGCGGCCGGCGGCCACAGCCGCCTGAAGCCACGTTGAACCTTTGCTCAGCAGCCGGTGCAACCACAGCCATGACCGAAGCCGAACGCATGAGGCTATATGCGAAAGTCATCGGGACACTTGGTGACCGCGCACTGCCAAGGCTGTATGAAACGCTTGTCTTGAGTCAGCGCACGCGGCGCTTCGCGCTATTTCCTGCGCCTTGCCTCCGTCGCCCGGTCGTCCAGATTCAGTACACATTACTCGGTATCGAGTTGAAAGTTGGGCGACGGCGGTTGAGCTGCCCGGACATGGCAACCGCGCGCTACCTTGCCGTGTTTGCCCAGTTAGGCGTCTCTGCGGTTGCCGTGCCCTACGATATTTCCCAGCTTCCGAGGGTTGCCGATGCGTTTGAAACCGCTTGGCAGCAGTTTTTGCTCGCGACTGAACATCAGGTACAAGCCTTGTCCCCGCGCCTGAGAAATCGCGCGCGAAGCCATTTGCTCGATACCACGCGGGAAGCCATCGAAGCCCTTGGCGCTGGTGCCGCGAGGCCAGTCTTTGTTCAAACCACACGCCAGCGGCCGCGCTCGGAACCGTCGCGCGCCTGACTGAACACTTATGACCGAAGCCCGTAGCTCATTTCGTCACGATGGGTTGGATTGGCAAAGCCTGTCCCCCCGTTCCTTGGCCCTGGTTTTGGCGGGGATTGCCGTCCTGGTGTATGCCAATACGCTGGGCCATGACTTTGCCTACGACGATTGGTTGGTCATCGTGGATAACCCAGGTGTTCGGCTCGCTGATTGGCGAGCGCTCTGGTTGCGTGGTTACTGGGGGCATGTCACCGGCGGCGGCGGCAACTATCGCCCGCTGACCGTAACGACCTTTGCCGTAGAATACTGGCTTTGGGGAGCGCGTCCGGCCGGATACCACCTAACCAATGTGCTCCTCCACGCCGCCAACGTCATGTGGCTCTTTGCGCTGCTCCGGCGTTATCGGGTTCCAGTTGGTGTTGCGGCCTTGGCGGCACTCATCTTTGCCGTACATCCAGTGCATACTG
It contains:
- the miaB gene encoding tRNA (N6-isopentenyl adenosine(37)-C2)-methylthiotransferase MiaB yields the protein MQACVITLGCQMNEYDTHAIQSQLASIGYSFVDDIHDADLVLVNTCAVRGKPVEKARSILGALRKEKKRRTVTIGLMGCLAQLPEGQAMGAKFGVDIMLGPGALTDLIPALRQGKFQNFAFKDELRDYAPPPPNGALSAHVAITRGCNHKCTYCIVPTTRGPEVSRPAADILREVEALRDAGVVEVSLLGQNVNSYGLEPGLGPHRKPLPGFPSFAELLRMVGQVGLPRVRFITSHPINFTDDIIAAIAETPAVCQYIHLPVQAGANRTLRRMAREYTREYYLDRVAAIRSQLPDATLSTDIICGFPGETEEDFEETLTLYDAVQFDMAFMFIYSEREGTPAAAHFDDIPHPVKVARLMRLIERQKHWSWLNYRRWVGRMVEVLVKGPAHEGDLMQGHTRGNHTVVLPRAVAPKPGLYAVRIAHATPHMLYAEGVAIPEGRPAATAA
- a CDS encoding S41 family peptidase; amino-acid sequence: MKSFTRTPSRFTAGVVSLVCTAWLTGFPVLLSHTGRGHVHAQEVDFGLGPEAAGGDVWKGKAVTTSYVEALTLVEEHYAGPLDHERICDAAATGMLRTLDPHSNFFTREEFNEFRSQQQANYSGIGSLITQHGNKVYIWSPIADTPAYRAGLRYGDEIVAVDGESTEGWDVSKVRSHLRGLRSTAVTVTVNRPGESAPITVRIVRDSVGQPSVSNVFLLTPEIGYLAFRRGFAQASGEEVAAAIRQLRGRGAKAVVLDQRDNPGGLVDAARAIAELFLQRGQKIVSIRGRTPRGMTYENALTANNPSPEDIPLVVLINGGSASAAEILAGALQDHDRALLVGETTFGKGLVQTPYRLPDGYGLTLTSAKYYTPTGRLIQRRYDNVSLYDYQRRRSQTEATGKDGLTKYLTDGKRTVYGGLGITPDVEVKGETYTVAQGQLTSLTFLFGRLLANGQVEGFADYRVPSDVNFNHLLQESDYPVTDKLLAAFKTFAQGRLQELGLSPSILSGNDGFLRQQLRREILTAAYGFDTAQEVIIREEAVVKRAITEVPQARALAENVRRLTASPARSVEGFKN
- the ruvB gene encoding Holliday junction branch migration DNA helicase RuvB codes for the protein MQDTDQTRARRLVAGETDSDDHGVESSLRPRFLREYIGQTRATDNLGVFMQAARRRGEPLDHLLLCGPPGLGKTTLAMVVANEMGVDIKSTAGPVIEKSGDLAAILTNLQERDVLFIDEIHRLSPAIEEILYPAMEDFQLDIVIGQGPSARSIKLDLPRFTLIGATTRAGLITAPLRGRFGINLHLDFYTPEHLQEIVRRSARILDTPIDSAGAAEIARRARGTPRIANRLLRRVRDIAEVIYDGRITATVASEALDRLEVDKFGLDEVDRKLLLTIIEKFDGGPVGLGTISAAINEEKDAIEEIYEPYLIQIGFLNRTPRGRIVTSAAYAHLGVEPRRRLETVQSPLFGES